From Kineosporia succinea, the proteins below share one genomic window:
- a CDS encoding ATP-binding protein: MSEILRAPAESKYAEELDWLESVDTGQKPFSWRLSPKMVRTFVLGSERSDGLDREISQKWFGDRSIVERAIVTLASDRGLLLIGDPGTGKSWLAELLAAAISRNSTLVVQGTAGTTEDHIKYSWNVSMVIAKGQSRESMIPSPIMSAMEGGVIGRFEELTRSTSDVQDALISILSEKYVSIPELDDDNIVFAKPGFSIIATANSRDRGVNDLSSALKRRFNFVRIPVVTNKKSEAEIVRFRTEELLRRHSIDLEVPPSLFDVLLQSFADLRAGAAAAGSDDEKLESSLSTAEQIGVLEDAVLHSTFFGARELTPQALASSLVGSLARRSPEDLAILNTYWHGTIEQRSQNEGGPWTGFLEGGRQAISVLS, from the coding sequence ATGAGTGAGATCCTGCGCGCCCCGGCCGAGTCCAAGTACGCCGAGGAGCTCGACTGGCTGGAGTCGGTCGACACCGGGCAGAAGCCGTTCTCGTGGCGGCTCAGCCCGAAGATGGTGCGCACGTTCGTGCTCGGCTCGGAGCGGTCCGACGGCCTCGATCGCGAGATCAGCCAGAAGTGGTTCGGCGACCGCAGCATCGTCGAGCGGGCGATCGTCACGCTGGCCTCCGACCGGGGTCTGCTGCTCATCGGCGACCCGGGCACCGGCAAGAGCTGGCTGGCCGAACTGCTGGCCGCCGCGATCAGCCGCAACTCCACGCTGGTGGTGCAGGGCACGGCGGGCACCACCGAAGACCACATCAAGTACTCGTGGAACGTCTCGATGGTCATCGCGAAGGGGCAGTCGCGGGAGTCGATGATCCCGTCGCCGATCATGAGCGCGATGGAGGGCGGTGTGATCGGCCGCTTCGAGGAGCTCACCCGTTCCACCAGCGACGTGCAAGACGCGCTGATCTCGATCCTGTCCGAGAAGTACGTGTCCATCCCCGAACTCGACGACGACAACATCGTCTTCGCCAAGCCCGGTTTCTCGATCATCGCCACGGCGAACAGTCGCGACCGCGGTGTGAACGACCTGTCGTCGGCACTGAAGCGGCGGTTCAACTTCGTGCGTATCCCGGTGGTGACCAACAAGAAGAGCGAGGCGGAGATCGTGCGCTTCCGCACCGAGGAGCTGCTGCGCCGCCACTCGATCGACCTCGAGGTGCCGCCCTCGCTGTTCGACGTGCTGCTGCAGAGCTTCGCCGACCTGAGGGCCGGGGCCGCGGCGGCCGGCAGTGACGACGAGAAGCTGGAGTCGTCGCTGTCCACGGCCGAGCAGATCGGTGTCCTCGAAGACGCGGTGCTGCACAGCACGTTCTTCGGCGCGCGGGAGCTCACCCCCCAGGCGCTGGCCAGCTCGCTGGTCGGGTCGCTGGCCCGGCGCAGTCCCGAAGACCTGGCCATCCTCAACACCTACTGGCACGGCACCATCGAGCAGCGCAGCCAGAACGAGGGCGGCCCGTGGACCGGGTTCCTCGAGGGCGGCCGCCAGGCGATCAGCGTCCTGTCATGA
- a CDS encoding vWA domain-containing protein: MSTDENRRQVLYWRLLARLFDPDEQAALETASLAVVEDLDLPVAVLDPAIAVDTLVQRFPHLEAEFDGLMTPGPDGGADSESGSESGTGDEVRRAALVSKILLNVFDTGNGSVSAGQLARWQSDAGWFERACGMQPGAMRGKRSGAQSGPDDAGNTPGGQAAGTGTGTGFHPGDFSKLPPVLATIEGDLVRRMHLREVLADNRLAQQLTPSMSLIEQLLRDKDNLDGVALANAKALIRRFVDEVAEVLKTQVAQASAGTIDRSVPPKRVFRNLDLDRTIWKNLPNWNPDDEKLYVDRLFFRQTAKRIEPARMIVVVDQSGSMVDAMVNCTILASIFTGLPKVDVHLIAYDTRALDLTPWVHDPFEVLLRTQLGGGTDGRAALELTRPKIADARNTVVVWISDFYEWQEKEVFTGLESLHKSGVKLIPVGSVSSGGQQSVNPWFRQRFKDQGTPVLSGHVRKLVTELKNFLA; this comes from the coding sequence ATGAGTACCGACGAGAACCGCCGCCAGGTGCTCTACTGGCGCCTGCTGGCCCGGCTCTTCGATCCCGATGAGCAGGCCGCTCTCGAGACCGCGAGCCTGGCCGTGGTCGAAGACCTCGACCTGCCGGTGGCCGTGCTCGACCCGGCCATCGCGGTCGACACCCTGGTGCAGCGTTTTCCGCATCTGGAGGCCGAGTTCGACGGGCTGATGACGCCGGGTCCCGACGGAGGCGCCGACTCCGAGTCCGGCTCCGAGTCCGGCACCGGCGACGAGGTTCGTCGCGCCGCTCTGGTCTCCAAGATCCTGCTCAACGTCTTCGACACGGGCAACGGCTCGGTCAGCGCCGGGCAGCTGGCCCGGTGGCAGTCCGACGCCGGCTGGTTCGAGCGCGCCTGTGGCATGCAACCGGGGGCGATGCGGGGCAAGCGTTCCGGCGCCCAGAGCGGACCCGACGACGCCGGCAACACTCCCGGCGGGCAGGCTGCGGGCACCGGTACCGGCACCGGCTTCCACCCCGGTGACTTCAGCAAGCTCCCGCCGGTGCTGGCCACCATCGAAGGCGACCTGGTGCGGCGCATGCACCTGCGCGAGGTGCTGGCCGACAACCGCCTGGCCCAGCAGCTCACGCCCAGCATGTCGCTGATCGAGCAGCTGCTGCGTGACAAGGACAATCTCGACGGCGTGGCCCTGGCCAACGCCAAGGCGCTGATCCGGCGGTTCGTCGACGAGGTTGCCGAGGTGCTGAAAACCCAGGTGGCGCAGGCCAGCGCGGGCACGATCGACCGCTCGGTGCCGCCGAAGCGGGTGTTCCGCAACCTCGATCTCGACCGCACCATCTGGAAGAACCTGCCGAACTGGAACCCCGACGACGAGAAGCTCTACGTCGACCGGCTGTTCTTCCGGCAGACGGCCAAGCGCATCGAGCCGGCCCGGATGATCGTGGTGGTCGACCAGTCCGGGTCCATGGTCGACGCGATGGTCAACTGCACGATCCTGGCGTCCATCTTCACCGGTCTGCCCAAGGTCGACGTGCACCTGATCGCCTACGACACGCGGGCTCTCGACCTGACGCCCTGGGTGCACGACCCGTTCGAGGTGCTGCTGCGCACCCAGCTCGGCGGTGGCACCGACGGCCGGGCGGCACTGGAGCTCACCCGTCCCAAGATCGCCGACGCGCGCAACACCGTCGTGGTGTGGATCTCCGACTTCTACGAGTGGCAGGAGAAAGAAGTCTTCACCGGCCTGGAGTCGCTGCACAAGTCCGGGGTGAAGCTGATCCCGGTCGGGTCGGTCTCCAGCGGCGGTCAGCAGAGCGTCAATCCCTGGTTCCGCCAGCGCTTCAAAGACCAGGGCACCCCCGTGCTCTCCGGTCACGTGCGCAAGCTCGTCACCGAGCTCAAGAACTTCCTGGCCTGA
- a CDS encoding Asp23/Gls24 family envelope stress response protein, with translation MSTPAGNETIEDAPVESGEPAAEAPVVAETTPIRREPVGTGATEVEREVVEKIAAAAARSVPGVSDLGGDIARFFDSVLDRIGLDEVGDATRGVRAEVNGIETTVSVVLVISADGVVPDITTAVRTTVTEALVRYGLKVIAVNIKVDDITMA, from the coding sequence ATGAGCACGCCTGCTGGGAACGAGACGATTGAGGACGCCCCGGTCGAGTCGGGGGAGCCGGCCGCGGAAGCGCCGGTGGTCGCGGAGACCACCCCGATCCGGCGGGAGCCGGTGGGGACGGGCGCGACCGAGGTCGAGCGTGAGGTGGTCGAGAAGATCGCGGCCGCGGCGGCCCGGTCGGTGCCCGGGGTGAGCGACCTGGGCGGTGACATCGCCCGGTTCTTCGACTCGGTTCTGGACCGGATCGGGCTGGACGAGGTCGGCGACGCCACCCGGGGTGTGCGGGCCGAGGTGAACGGGATCGAGACGACCGTGTCGGTGGTGCTCGTGATCAGTGCCGACGGCGTGGTGCCGGACATCACGACGGCGGTGCGCACCACGGTGACCGAGGCCCTGGTGAGGTACGGGCTCAAGGTCATCGCGGTCAACATCAAGGTCGACGACATCACCATGGCGTGA
- a CDS encoding glycoside hydrolase family 16 protein: MPSSFTRKPWKRLLVLVAAAMLPVAAAVTVSQQGAQAVVPATPSGFTLTWSDDFDGASGAGLDTSKWKYDTGPGSSFGTGEIETMTNSTSNVYYDGQSHLVLRALHSGSDPASGWTSGRVETQAATFGAAPGGVVRMESRLQQPDVTTANGAGYWPAFWMLGAPLRSGVTWPKSGEIDIMENINGRPSTFAAMHCGVNPGGPCNESTGITSGERACGGCSTGFHNYAVEIDRSTSPEQVRFYLDGNNFYTISANQVDATTWADAIDHPFFIIYDLAIGGGFPAAFGGGPNASTVSGGKLVIDSVAVYNKGGSAVSGKTIKGPGGKCVDVAGDDTGGDGTAVQLWDCQANAKDQHWTWNGQTLRTLGKCLDIAGGANAAGTKLQLANCNGGGYQNWVAQSDGSMKNPTTNRCMDSPSGATANGTRLQIWDCNGAAAQKFSVV, translated from the coding sequence ATGCCATCGTCATTCACCCGGAAACCGTGGAAACGCCTGCTCGTGCTCGTCGCGGCGGCCATGCTGCCGGTCGCGGCGGCCGTCACGGTGTCCCAGCAGGGCGCCCAGGCGGTCGTGCCCGCCACCCCGTCCGGCTTCACCCTGACCTGGAGCGACGACTTCGACGGCGCATCCGGCGCCGGCCTCGACACCAGCAAGTGGAAGTACGACACCGGACCGGGCAGCAGCTTCGGCACCGGTGAGATCGAGACCATGACCAACAGCACCTCGAACGTCTACTACGACGGGCAGAGTCATCTGGTGCTGCGGGCCCTGCACTCCGGCTCCGACCCGGCCTCCGGCTGGACCTCGGGCCGCGTCGAGACCCAGGCCGCGACCTTCGGGGCCGCGCCCGGCGGCGTGGTGCGGATGGAGTCCCGGCTCCAGCAGCCCGACGTCACCACCGCCAACGGGGCCGGCTACTGGCCCGCCTTCTGGATGCTCGGGGCGCCGCTGCGCTCGGGCGTGACCTGGCCGAAGTCCGGCGAGATCGACATCATGGAGAACATCAACGGACGCCCGTCCACGTTCGCCGCGATGCACTGCGGCGTGAACCCGGGCGGGCCGTGTAACGAGTCCACCGGCATCACCTCGGGCGAGCGGGCCTGCGGGGGCTGCTCGACCGGGTTCCACAACTACGCCGTCGAGATCGACCGTTCGACCTCGCCCGAGCAGGTGCGTTTCTACCTGGACGGCAACAACTTCTACACGATCAGCGCCAACCAGGTGGACGCCACGACCTGGGCCGACGCCATCGACCACCCGTTCTTCATCATCTACGACCTGGCCATCGGCGGCGGTTTCCCGGCCGCCTTCGGCGGGGGCCCGAACGCGTCCACCGTCTCCGGAGGCAAGCTCGTCATCGACTCGGTGGCCGTTTACAACAAGGGCGGCTCGGCCGTGTCGGGCAAGACCATCAAGGGGCCGGGCGGCAAGTGCGTGGACGTGGCCGGTGACGACACCGGCGGCGACGGCACCGCGGTGCAGCTCTGGGACTGCCAGGCGAACGCCAAGGACCAGCACTGGACCTGGAACGGCCAGACCCTGCGCACGCTGGGCAAGTGCCTCGACATCGCCGGTGGCGCCAACGCCGCGGGCACGAAACTGCAGCTGGCCAACTGCAACGGCGGTGGCTACCAGAACTGGGTGGCCCAGTCCGACGGTTCGATGAAGAACCCGACGACCAACCGGTGCATGGACTCCCCGTCCGGGGCCACCGCCAACGGCACCCGGCTGCAGATCTGGGACTGCAACGGCGCTGCGGCACAGAAGTTCTCGGTGGTGTGA
- a CDS encoding 2'-5' RNA ligase family protein translates to MTQSLELLLDDQLDEAVRAQWRTLQAAGLPSQARHTGTSNAPHITLAVAQRLPEDVERRIRNHPMNLPVNITLGGLLLFGRPNGRQVLVRSVVATQELLELHAEAARLYEGLEGTDRHLAPGHWTPHVTLAHGLTPDQLATAVTVLTPVTELEGQAVAVRRWDSDRKIAWVLAADTPAADTD, encoded by the coding sequence GTGACCCAGAGCCTCGAACTTCTCCTCGACGACCAGCTCGACGAGGCCGTCCGCGCGCAGTGGCGCACCCTCCAGGCCGCGGGCCTGCCGAGCCAGGCCCGCCACACCGGAACCAGCAATGCACCGCACATCACACTCGCCGTCGCCCAACGCCTGCCCGAGGACGTCGAGCGACGGATCCGCAACCACCCGATGAACCTCCCCGTGAACATCACCCTCGGAGGTCTGCTCCTCTTCGGCCGCCCCAACGGGCGGCAGGTGCTGGTCCGGTCCGTCGTGGCCACCCAGGAGCTCCTCGAGCTCCACGCCGAGGCCGCCCGGCTCTACGAGGGCCTCGAGGGCACCGACCGGCACCTCGCCCCCGGCCACTGGACACCCCACGTCACCCTCGCTCACGGCCTCACCCCCGACCAGCTGGCCACCGCTGTCACTGTCCTCACACCCGTCACCGAGCTCGAGGGGCAGGCCGTCGCGGTGCGCCGCTGGGACTCCGACCGCAAGATCGCCTGGGTCCTCGCCGCAGACACCCCGGCCGCAGACACAGATTGA
- a CDS encoding Dyp-type peroxidase, translated as MPTREKPRQLLRRVLPGAVVRRLPAGLVHEYINPPASRQRVLTVMALVPDPALPDLQRNLARIRSTASPFLDVPGTHFARLAVMASHEFRPQPSPDRARMGRVARLVDLVMHGGRHQEPDPPHTSYLLFAASYDGVGGTEDEDLAVYAEHLRTGLGEHADRIWQYCEGYPGRDDADAFRQFLVDHTLRSGYVFSASDAEPSVQDVRSALDLRRRVAALAVETEGLSDDELAERLRAEWAAQTETALVPPLPDTAEELLSQLDDDLADLTPGDLSLPATRFGHRRADRVETPAGALPLRYPEQRRAPVASDQPVERLGTGSPATDPDLTDVQNLVSSGYPRHNAARHIMLEVTDASAARTWLGRLVDEIPTAGWAEHLVDRLGRDVEGADAGTPTRERPSSPTFAAHLAVSYAGLGALGVPPAELSGLPVEFTTGMAGREAGLLPGTGTSTWQAPFTGPQPPHLLLMVSAPSHEILSAELAARDGLYPADGSGLRVLDDIEAGRIADAPTPDGARAAGFREHFGFVDGLSQPRVHGVTTGRHTAELPPGEALLGYRDVDGDTSGATVAATLGRNGSFLVWRKLEQDVTGFDELTADLAENLAGKVPTGTDAKELAAAKLMGRWRDGTPITLSTDGPRPALARQTFNYQAGDPEGFGCPVGAHVRRANPRDSRPVDPDPDRVAGGSADLEGTLALRHRMLRRGIPYGKPVSAGAWAGSEVSDASPDDERGLLFVALVGDIQRQFEFVQAHWMSDGNAFRLGSDRDVISGAAPNGCKFVAQGPHPTFVEQPKQIVTCRGGEYFLLPGIAALRRIAAY; from the coding sequence ATGCCCACCCGCGAGAAACCCCGTCAGCTGCTGCGCCGCGTCCTGCCCGGCGCCGTGGTGCGCCGCCTGCCCGCCGGACTGGTGCACGAGTACATCAACCCCCCGGCCAGCCGCCAGCGGGTGCTGACCGTGATGGCGCTGGTCCCCGACCCGGCCCTGCCCGACCTGCAGCGCAACCTGGCCCGGATCCGCAGCACCGCCAGCCCCTTCCTCGACGTGCCGGGCACCCACTTCGCCCGCCTGGCCGTGATGGCGAGCCACGAGTTCCGCCCGCAGCCGAGCCCCGACCGGGCCCGGATGGGACGCGTCGCCCGGCTCGTCGACCTGGTCATGCACGGCGGACGACACCAGGAACCGGACCCGCCCCACACCTCGTACCTGCTGTTCGCCGCCAGCTACGACGGGGTCGGCGGCACCGAGGACGAGGACCTGGCCGTCTACGCCGAGCACCTGCGCACCGGTCTGGGCGAGCACGCGGACCGGATCTGGCAGTACTGCGAGGGCTACCCGGGGCGGGACGACGCCGACGCGTTCCGGCAGTTCCTGGTCGACCACACGCTGCGATCGGGCTACGTGTTCTCGGCCAGCGACGCGGAACCCTCGGTGCAGGACGTGCGTTCGGCGCTCGACCTGCGCCGGCGGGTGGCCGCGCTGGCCGTCGAGACCGAGGGCCTGAGCGACGACGAGCTGGCCGAGCGGCTGCGGGCGGAATGGGCCGCGCAGACCGAGACCGCGCTCGTCCCGCCGCTTCCCGACACCGCCGAGGAACTGCTCAGCCAGCTCGACGACGACCTGGCCGACCTCACCCCCGGCGACCTGAGCCTGCCCGCAACGCGTTTCGGGCACCGGCGGGCCGACCGGGTGGAGACGCCCGCGGGCGCCCTGCCCCTGCGCTACCCGGAGCAGCGCCGCGCACCGGTCGCCTCCGACCAGCCGGTCGAGCGCCTCGGCACCGGGAGCCCGGCCACCGACCCGGATCTCACCGACGTGCAGAACCTGGTCTCGTCCGGGTACCCGCGCCACAACGCGGCCCGGCACATCATGCTCGAGGTGACCGACGCGTCCGCCGCCCGGACCTGGCTGGGCCGCCTCGTCGACGAGATCCCGACCGCGGGCTGGGCCGAGCACCTCGTCGACCGGCTGGGCCGCGACGTGGAGGGTGCCGACGCCGGCACCCCCACCCGCGAACGTCCCAGCTCACCCACCTTCGCCGCGCACCTGGCCGTGAGCTACGCGGGCCTGGGCGCGCTCGGTGTGCCCCCGGCCGAGCTCAGCGGGCTCCCGGTCGAGTTCACCACCGGCATGGCCGGGCGCGAGGCCGGACTGCTCCCGGGCACCGGAACCAGCACCTGGCAGGCCCCTTTCACCGGACCGCAGCCCCCTCACCTGCTGCTCATGGTCTCCGCACCGAGCCACGAGATCCTGAGCGCCGAGCTGGCGGCCCGCGACGGCCTCTACCCCGCCGACGGCTCCGGACTGCGGGTGCTCGACGACATCGAGGCCGGCCGGATCGCCGACGCCCCGACCCCCGACGGTGCCCGCGCGGCCGGTTTCCGCGAGCACTTCGGCTTCGTCGACGGCCTCTCCCAGCCCCGCGTCCACGGCGTCACCACCGGTCGTCACACCGCCGAGCTCCCGCCCGGCGAGGCTCTTCTCGGCTACCGGGACGTCGACGGGGACACCAGCGGCGCCACGGTGGCGGCCACACTCGGGCGGAACGGGAGTTTCCTGGTCTGGCGCAAGCTGGAGCAGGACGTGACCGGGTTCGACGAACTGACGGCCGATCTCGCGGAGAACCTGGCCGGCAAGGTGCCCACCGGTACCGACGCGAAGGAACTGGCGGCGGCGAAGCTGATGGGGCGCTGGCGCGACGGGACGCCGATCACGCTGTCGACCGACGGACCGCGCCCGGCCCTGGCCCGGCAGACGTTCAACTACCAGGCCGGTGACCCGGAGGGCTTCGGCTGCCCGGTCGGTGCGCACGTGCGGCGGGCCAACCCGCGCGACTCGCGGCCGGTCGACCCGGATCCGGACCGGGTCGCGGGCGGCAGTGCCGATCTGGAGGGTACGCTCGCGCTGCGGCACCGCATGCTGCGACGCGGGATCCCCTACGGCAAGCCGGTTTCGGCGGGCGCCTGGGCCGGTTCCGAGGTCTCGGACGCCTCGCCGGACGACGAGCGCGGCCTGCTGTTCGTCGCGCTCGTCGGCGACATCCAGCGTCAGTTCGAGTTCGTGCAGGCGCACTGGATGAGTGACGGCAACGCCTTCCGGCTGGGCAGCGACCGCGACGTGATCTCCGGGGCGGCGCCGAACGGGTGCAAGTTCGTGGCTCAGGGTCCGCACCCGACGTTCGTCGAACAGCCGAAGCAGATCGTCACCTGCCGGGGCGGTGAGTACTTCCTGCTGCCGGGCATCGCGGCGCTGCGCCGGATCGCCGCGTACTGA
- a CDS encoding helix-turn-helix transcriptional regulator: MVFGRIAERVVIDELLSGVREGRGAALVIHGEAGIGKSTLLGYAQEQAQDMRVLSVRGFESESDIPFAGLADLIRPVLGLLETLPPPQAAALQSALSLGPPVAGDRFSVCAATVGVLAAAAADTPLLVVIDDLQWLDVSSREAVLFAGRRLANDGIGLLAALRTEPDRAGVLDRQYAGLPQLALRGLTETDARELCRTLRPSASPEEIEQIYSDTAGNPLGIQELVGALGRTASGGHPVPAQSTRLTQTLAARLAEVPGRTRQAMLLVAAAGGGQTDVVRRAAGVIGLELADFAPAEDAGLILADDEHVDFRHPLMRSVLNSAATLHERTAAHSALAQALAQVPGEAAADARAWHLAQAALPPDERVSELLAEAGTRARYRGGNREAARAFEQAARFCAPAARPALLLRAARCWQLAGRSGKMIPLLDEALELATDPKLRALIRHMRGYMRMWRALPREALAEMIDGANEVEKVDAARASLMYADAAIAHFMLGEPVELLAATKRAFELSEGTEGVARLVAAVAYSGSLVINGHRAQGQELLSQVVPPLLEVSPLPRAQEFAHSAFIAMWLEDYALAGKLLDAIISEARANGALGVLPQALSIAAELAFRLGRWRESQVHADESVELAKETRQANVYGMYFVARNHAVRGRSKEALKMIGLINEITTKYDAVGMRLQTTHVLGLLALGEGDLDEAIARLEETGRLPVSVNTRDQSIVPWAFDLVEAYARAGRTADAQTLLDEIAVYEAPPGVRSDMLIARTWRCRGLLANGKAEVAEAFEAALEAHDRLPMPFERARTLLYYGERLRRGRQRAEARTRLRKAIEIFEQLDAPSWANRARNELKATGETLERGTGIAAELTPQELQVAMVVARGLSNSEAAAALFLSQKTIEYHLSNVYRKTGLRSRGDLTQLADAPG; encoded by the coding sequence ATGGTATTCGGACGGATCGCCGAACGAGTGGTGATCGACGAACTGCTCAGCGGCGTGCGGGAGGGCCGCGGGGCAGCTCTCGTGATCCATGGCGAAGCCGGTATCGGCAAGAGCACTCTGCTGGGCTATGCCCAGGAGCAGGCCCAGGACATGCGCGTGCTGTCGGTGCGCGGTTTCGAGTCCGAGTCCGACATCCCCTTCGCCGGCCTGGCCGACCTGATCCGCCCGGTGCTCGGGTTGCTCGAGACGCTGCCGCCGCCGCAGGCCGCCGCCCTGCAGAGCGCCCTTTCCCTCGGCCCGCCGGTGGCCGGTGACCGGTTCTCGGTCTGCGCCGCCACGGTCGGCGTGCTCGCCGCCGCGGCCGCCGACACTCCGCTCCTCGTCGTCATCGACGACCTGCAGTGGCTCGACGTCTCGTCCCGCGAGGCCGTGCTCTTCGCCGGCCGGCGCCTGGCCAACGACGGCATCGGCCTGCTCGCCGCGCTGCGCACCGAGCCCGACCGGGCCGGGGTGCTCGACCGGCAGTACGCCGGGCTGCCCCAGCTCGCCCTGCGGGGCCTCACCGAGACCGACGCCCGCGAATTGTGCCGCACCCTGCGTCCCTCGGCCTCGCCCGAGGAGATCGAGCAGATCTACTCCGACACCGCCGGGAACCCGCTCGGCATCCAGGAACTCGTGGGTGCCCTGGGTCGCACCGCCTCGGGCGGGCACCCGGTGCCGGCCCAGTCGACCCGCCTCACCCAGACGCTCGCCGCCCGGCTCGCCGAGGTGCCCGGCCGCACCCGTCAGGCGATGCTGCTCGTGGCCGCGGCCGGCGGTGGCCAGACCGACGTGGTGCGCCGCGCCGCCGGGGTGATCGGGCTGGAGCTGGCCGACTTCGCCCCGGCCGAGGACGCCGGGCTGATCCTGGCCGACGACGAGCACGTCGACTTCCGGCACCCGCTGATGCGCTCGGTGCTGAACTCGGCCGCCACGCTGCACGAGCGCACCGCGGCGCACTCGGCGCTGGCCCAGGCGCTGGCCCAGGTGCCGGGCGAGGCCGCCGCCGACGCCCGCGCCTGGCACCTGGCCCAGGCCGCGCTGCCGCCCGACGAGCGGGTCAGCGAACTGCTCGCCGAGGCCGGTACCCGCGCTCGTTACCGTGGTGGAAACCGGGAGGCGGCCCGGGCTTTCGAGCAGGCCGCCCGGTTCTGCGCCCCCGCCGCCCGGCCCGCGCTGCTGCTGCGGGCGGCCCGGTGCTGGCAGCTGGCCGGGCGCAGCGGCAAGATGATCCCGCTGCTCGACGAGGCCCTGGAACTGGCCACCGACCCCAAGCTGCGGGCCCTGATCCGGCACATGCGCGGCTACATGCGGATGTGGCGGGCGCTTCCGCGCGAAGCGCTGGCCGAGATGATCGACGGCGCCAACGAGGTCGAGAAGGTCGACGCCGCGCGCGCCTCGCTGATGTACGCCGACGCCGCCATCGCCCACTTCATGCTGGGCGAGCCGGTCGAGCTGCTCGCCGCCACCAAGCGCGCGTTCGAGCTGAGCGAGGGCACCGAGGGCGTGGCCCGGCTGGTCGCGGCCGTGGCCTACAGCGGCTCGCTCGTGATCAACGGCCACCGCGCGCAGGGGCAGGAACTGCTGTCCCAGGTGGTGCCGCCGCTGCTCGAGGTCTCGCCCCTGCCCCGGGCCCAGGAGTTCGCCCACTCGGCGTTCATCGCGATGTGGCTGGAGGACTACGCCCTCGCCGGGAAGCTGCTCGACGCGATCATCAGCGAGGCCCGGGCGAACGGCGCCCTCGGGGTGCTGCCCCAGGCCCTGTCGATCGCCGCCGAGCTGGCGTTCCGCCTCGGCCGCTGGCGCGAGTCGCAGGTGCACGCCGACGAGAGCGTCGAGCTGGCCAAGGAGACCCGGCAGGCCAACGTCTACGGGATGTACTTCGTGGCCCGCAACCACGCGGTGCGGGGCCGCTCGAAGGAAGCCCTGAAGATGATCGGGCTGATCAACGAGATCACCACGAAGTACGACGCCGTCGGCATGAGGCTCCAGACCACCCACGTGCTGGGCCTGCTCGCGCTCGGCGAGGGCGACCTGGACGAGGCCATCGCCCGGCTGGAGGAGACGGGCCGGCTGCCGGTCTCCGTGAACACCCGCGACCAGAGCATCGTGCCCTGGGCGTTCGACCTGGTCGAGGCCTACGCCCGGGCCGGCCGCACCGCCGACGCCCAGACCCTGCTCGACGAGATCGCGGTCTACGAGGCGCCTCCCGGTGTCCGCTCCGACATGCTGATCGCGCGCACCTGGCGCTGCCGCGGTCTGCTGGCGAACGGCAAGGCGGAGGTGGCAGAGGCGTTCGAGGCGGCCCTGGAGGCCCACGACCGGCTCCCGATGCCGTTCGAGCGGGCCCGCACGCTGCTCTACTACGGCGAGCGGCTGCGCCGGGGCCGGCAGCGCGCCGAGGCCCGCACCCGGCTGCGCAAGGCGATCGAGATCTTCGAGCAGCTCGACGCACCGAGCTGGGCCAACCGCGCCCGCAACGAGCTCAAGGCCACCGGCGAGACCCTCGAGCGGGGCACCGGTATCGCCGCCGAGCTGACGCCCCAGGAACTCCAGGTCGCCATGGTGGTCGCCCGGGGGCTGAGCAACTCCGAGGCCGCCGCGGCGCTGTTCCTGAGCCAGAAGACGATCGAGTACCACCTCAGCAACGTCTACCGGAAGACCGGGCTGCGCTCGCGCGGCGATCTCACCCAACTCGCCGACGCTCCCGGGTGA
- a CDS encoding RNA polymerase sigma factor translates to MTVLDVIDATDRTRLYQVTDTEPTVADLVLAARRGDRRAYEQLVERHQRQVWAAVRGFRLSDADAGDAVQMTWLRLVENLNRLNDPERVGAWLTTTAKRECLRLIRRRGREVGTSDEFFAAVPDESNPTPEKQITDDAMTEVLWGFVDELPSRGAHLLRAVTSSDRPAYAEISKQTGMAIGSIGPTRGRYLTRLRKRIEESGLDAHAWR, encoded by the coding sequence ATGACCGTTCTCGACGTGATCGACGCGACCGACCGGACGCGGCTCTACCAGGTCACCGACACCGAACCGACCGTCGCCGACCTGGTCCTGGCCGCCCGTCGCGGTGACCGCCGCGCCTACGAGCAGCTGGTGGAGCGTCACCAGCGTCAGGTGTGGGCGGCCGTGCGGGGCTTCCGCCTGAGTGACGCCGACGCCGGCGACGCGGTGCAGATGACCTGGCTGCGGCTCGTGGAGAACCTGAACCGGCTGAACGACCCGGAGCGGGTCGGCGCCTGGCTCACCACCACCGCCAAGCGCGAGTGCCTGCGCCTGATCCGGCGCCGGGGCCGCGAGGTCGGCACCTCCGACGAGTTCTTCGCGGCGGTGCCGGACGAGTCCAACCCGACGCCCGAGAAGCAGATCACCGACGACGCGATGACCGAGGTGCTCTGGGGTTTCGTCGACGAGCTGCCCAGCCGGGGCGCGCACCTGCTGCGCGCGGTGACCAGCTCGGACCGCCCGGCCTACGCCGAGATCTCGAAGCAGACCGGAATGGCGATCGGCAGCATCGGCCCGACCCGCGGCCGCTACCTCACCCGCCTGCGCAAGCGCATCGAGGAGTCGGGCCTGGACGCCCACGCCTGGCGCTGA